A genome region from Candidatus Obscuribacterales bacterium includes the following:
- a CDS encoding cytochrome c biogenesis protein ResB, translated as MAETSSSNVFSRAIAALRRYVTQDMVPLLADLRLAIALLLAIAVFSISGTVIEQGESLSFYQANYPEAPALFGFLSWKVILTLGLDHVYRTWWFLALLILLGGSLTACTFTRQLPSLKAAQTWRYYDQPRQFEKLALSTEMSEGSLETLEPLLRQKRYLTFQEGQTLYARKGIAGRIGPIVVHASMLIILGGAIWGAMTGFFAQEMIPDGQVFKIQNIFDAGPWAEAQIPKDWSVKV; from the coding sequence ATGGCTGAGACTTCATCTTCCAACGTGTTTTCTAGGGCGATCGCTGCCCTACGTCGCTATGTGACCCAAGACATGGTGCCCCTGTTGGCCGATTTGCGGTTGGCGATCGCGTTGCTGTTGGCGATCGCCGTATTTAGTATTTCCGGCACAGTGATTGAGCAGGGCGAGTCCCTCAGCTTTTACCAAGCCAACTATCCCGAAGCCCCGGCCCTGTTTGGATTTCTGTCCTGGAAGGTGATTTTAACCTTGGGATTGGATCACGTCTATCGCACTTGGTGGTTCTTGGCGCTGCTGATTTTGTTGGGAGGTAGCCTCACCGCCTGCACCTTTACCCGTCAGTTGCCCTCCCTGAAAGCGGCGCAAACCTGGCGGTACTATGATCAACCGCGCCAGTTCGAGAAGCTGGCCCTGAGTACGGAGATGTCGGAGGGCAGTCTAGAGACCCTAGAACCGCTGCTGCGTCAGAAGCGCTACCTCACCTTTCAAGAGGGGCAGACGCTCTATGCCCGTAAAGGGATTGCCGGGCGGATTGGCCCGATTGTGGTTCATGCCAGTATGTTGATCATTTTGGGCGGCGCGATTTGGGGCGCGATGACCGGCTTCTTTGCCCAGGAGATGATTCCGGATGGGCAGGTGTTCAAAATCCAGAATATTTTCGATGCAGGGCCTTGGGCCGAGGCGCAAATTCCTAAGGATTGGTCGGTGAAGGT